The genomic stretch ACGATGAAGTTGCTTAATCTTTTATCTttttccagttttttttttggaaggagGTGGTCCAATGTCTAGTTGTTTGAGCTGAATATAACTATTTTGATCTGGGTGCTCGAGGGAAAACTATGATCCATATTGGTCGCTGGAAAATGAATGAAAAGTAGATAAAAGAATATAAAGATACAAATACTTGGGGATACGATCTGTTTACCTTTTGATTTTTTACATTGTATACATTTGTTGGTCTGATGTATTATGACATGATACATGTGAAAGATAAGCATGAGGAAGTAGTGGCTAGTGAGGAGTCTCAACCTAACGTCCCAGACTCAACTTTGGGAGAGATGAGCAACATTCTGAATGACAATACACAGATCAAAGCAAACTTATGCTGATGGGATATTGCATGTATGGTAACCCTTGTTGGGATTAAGTGCGCCCGGCCATGGTGGAATCCCTTGTGCCTGATGGATAGGAAGAGATTGTTGAGCTAGTAGGTTTGCACTGACTGTCTAGTTGGTTCCACGAATATGGCAAAACTAAATTGAGATTCAATATAAGGTCTGAAAGAAATTTCTGCAGACAATTGTTTGGAAACCAGTGGCGTCTGCATCTTTATGTTGATGGATGATATCAACCGTTTTATTGATGTAATCCTTCTGAAACTAAATTTCAATCACACACCAGCAGCATGAGCTCTATACAGCAAGCACCAGTCCCCTGAAACATTCACATCCACTCCCGCGTATATGATGTAATCATCTTTCGTGAAAAGACCGTTTCGATCCGAGCCACCAAACACGGCTGTCTGTATTTCTGCCGAAATGCACATTGGGTCAGAATTCCAAATCCCAGGAACATTTGGCAATGTTATAGATGTTGTGCAAACGACCAACTTTCATTAGGAAGTATTTTGATCTGAAACACGTAAGAGGGAGATTTAGTGCATTGAACTAGGTATTCTCCGTGTTTTGTCGCAAAGAGCAGCATGACTTTCGTCAGTGGGTGCAAACACAGACATGTGGAGTGCCATTCATCGTGGTTTTAGAATTTCGgacaatttttttcctttttatagggAACACAAATCAAGGAATTAAAAATTTGGAGATTGTGAACTCTAGAAAAATTCAAAGAGGTGGAAATTTCGAAAGTGATCGTGAGAGCTTCTTTGAGAATTAAATCAAGTTCTCAATAAAAACACCAATTTGTGATGGCAAAAATTCATcatcttcagtcttgacgaatttgtacattcaaaacatttaaACACCTTTGATCAATGACTGAAGCCACATGCCTACGGAGTTGGGGATTTGGCCAATGGATCTTCGATGCTTAAGTCAGTTTCTCTGAAAAGAGAGAGCTCTAGGACTTAATTACGTAGCAAAAGCTTACCAAAATTGGTGGAGAATAGGGTACTTATAGAGCTAGGGCTGGTCACATGTGTAGGGTTTTCCATGCCATGAGTCAACATCCAGTTGGCCAAAGTGTGTCATCTGTTAGATGGATTATCCCGAAGTATCTCAAAGAAAAAACACTAGGTATACTTGATTGGATTTGATTGTGATTTCTTACTTGATTGAGTTGATCTTCAATAAAGAAAGCTTTACACTCAGTTTGGATGAGGAAATTTAAGATaactaagaaattttaaaatgacggaattttattttctagaatttgttaatttcctggtttggttaacctaaaagaacaatggaatttgcctaTGACATTTGACcacggaatttgttattttaaatACTCACTCATAGAAATTTCTTCAAGAAGGTTGAACTGCGAGTGGAACAAATGTGTACCTCGCCAATTTAATCAAGGTATTCTCGTCACTGGTGGGTAAAATTCTATGTGTTAGCTCTAgaattttttgaattatttttggtTCCACAGTATTGTTAATGACACATTACACTATAATTTTTTGAATGCAACGTTATATACTTATATTAAGTGGCGGGAAATTTAGTATGACTATCTACTTATACTAAGTGACAGGAAATTTGGCTGTCATATTAACTTAATATCGAACTCACCGTCTTCTTTGATAATTTGTTGGTTCtttgatattttgttgtaaatgaTATGAAAGGGATATTGTCTCATAGGCTGTGATAATGCTATCCCAACCATTGATGCATTTGGAGATTCTTTTGGAACGAAGAGACAAAAGTAGCGAATATGTCCacatcatttttttcttaaccattttggATGAACTTTTTTAAGTTGAATTCGGTAAACTAAGGTACCCGACCTCAACATTGCATTACACGATCGACACTGCTTACATGACAACACGACATTATTTTATCGCACAAATATTATAATCGTAATTATTCATTCTCttttcaaattataaaatcaaaccatctctaaaaaaattaattcgaTTTGAAATGCGTTACTTTAGTCATCCATATGATTAAAACAAAATGACTTCATCATAAGGATGTTGCTAAACAAATTCAATTTGGAAGCCGTTACTTTAGCCTAATTATTCATCCGTATGATTTGTTCGACATATATGGATGGCTAAACAGtttttaaattgaatcaattttTCTAGAGTGATCTTGAGATAACaatgaaaagaataaacaagCTTAATTATGACATTTGTACTATAAAATATTGTCATTTCGTAAGAATGTAAAAAATCAAGTATTGTGCTTAAAAAATAGAAGATATATTTTCACTTTAcaaacataaattatcaaagaaAGCTGATTCACACATCATTTTTAGCTTCTCAAATATGAAATCAACTTCTATGACACAAGTACACCGTTAAGGTAGCGTCCCGTACCAATGATACAAGGACACACGGAAAAAACTAACACATCACAATTTATCTTTAGCATTTGGGATTGCACAAATTTTAGAATCatagacaaaaacaaaaaaaaaaaaacaaaaaaaacaaaaaaaaaaagactaagtctttaaaaagagaaaagaaagtgtGCGTAAATCATTTCTTCATATATACCGCGTTTGGAATCAACAATTTAAAGGAAAACAGTAAAATAATAATCGATCAAATTAGGCATCTTGCTCAATCCGGCAGCGCTTGCGCTTACAAAGTTTGCTATTTCGTGTTCAGATTCTGGATGGAGTCTTGGAGAAACAAGAAATAACGTCAACCGCGACGCTTTGATGCAACAAAAACCTCACTTGCATACATGCAGCATGCTTCTGTATACGTATATCTTCTCTCTGTTTTTCCTTGATTGAACTTATAGATCCATCTTATGGCAATCTGATAGCTACTATACTGATTACGCAGACTTTTCGATCTCCTTAAATTTTACATGATTACAAATTTACAGGAGCTATAAGCTATAAATTTGTTAATACTTACATTTGATGCTAATATTTTCAATGGTGTTAGTCCTCTACGGATTAATATGGTCAGTTTTCGTTGTTGGAGATGGCTTCCGGAAGTTTACAGCTCGGAGGCTTATCAGCACGCGTCCTTGAGTACTCCCTCCATCTtcgagctgctgctgctgctgctctcCTTAATCTTTCTTTCACTTCCTCCTCTGAAAAAATAACTTCAGACTTTGATTAATCTATAACATATGATGACATTAAGgcattaaaaaaaagttttaagtaGAAACCATCTTCTATGGAAGCTTTAACGATAAAGTGCCCCCCAATCATTACAACCACGTAGTATCAATATTTTGATGGGATAGTTGAAGTTAGAGAGGATAATAATTTTATGCTGAAAAGACTATATGAGCTGAGGCACGATTCAGCAAGAACCACTAGCACAGAAGATGCAAATCTAATAGGCACCCAAGGGAGATTAGAAATTTTGCTTACTgttgtttattgttttgcaggtaGTCGAGTTCGAGAACTTCCTCCACATACTTACGGTGCTAcgcgaatttggttccaacatatTCCATGCCACATGTCGACATCAAGTTGACCCAGGTATGTCATCTGTTGGATGGAGAAAATAATAATCAcgaatatattattaattaaataatatattgggATTATATACAGTATACTTGATTGGATTTGATTGTGATTCCTTCCTTGATTGAGTTGGTTTTCAATAACGAAAGctttaaagataggatttgtgtcacatcccggcccgggcgggaccacttcccaggcccgactccaccgtagcacaatattgtccgctttaggccccgaccatgacctcacggttttgtttctgggaactcatacgagaacttcccaatgggtcacccatcttagaagtgctctcgtgcgctactcgcttaacttcggagttctcatggaacccaaagccagtgagctcctaaaaggcctcgtgctaggtagagatgataatatacatataaggatcacttccctgggcgatgtgggatgttacaatttggTTATTAATTCTATCTTTAATACCTTCAACTTTTCTCCTTTCTATGTGCGGCGAAGCTTGGAGAAGTCATAGTCAAACAACTCAATTGTTCAAGGGGGTTAAACTGTGCGTGGAACAAATGTGGAACTCACCAATTTAAAAGGGGCATTCTCATCATTTGTGAGTAAAATTTCACGTGCCAGCTCCATAATTTTCcagattattttttgctccataGTATTGCTAATGACACGTCacactataattttttttaaatgcaacGATATGTATTTGGAGAGATTATATTTACACACCACAAATTACTTTCATCAACactcttttaattttgtaatatttttctattaagCATTGACGGAGtgtcaaaaaatattaaaaaaataataatttgtggAAAAAGTAATTGAGGTTTGTGAATACAATCTCTGGTATATTTGTACTAAGTAGTGAGAGATTTAGCTAACTCACACTAAATTAATATCAAACTCGGCGTCTGCAAAAGCCAAAACTGGGAGCTCACTCTCGCCATCCAGTTGTCACGTTATAGTATAATTAATAGGAATCGAGCAACTTGTAGATAACAAATTCCAAGTTGCCAATGTATGCAAAACATATATGGATATTCTTATCTACAATCGTGAAACCGTCTCCAGCTATCTGGCTAGCTCACATCTTGTCAAAACTCTACTTGTTTTTCATCCACATCCACTAACTAATGCAAAACAAAATGGCTGccgaagaaaaagaagaagcactTCTCAACCTCTTTGATTCGTACTGGTTTGGGCATGAAATTTTGAGCCAGAAATCACCTTCACAACCCCAACAAGCAACAAATAACCCAACTCTCCAAGTGGACGAATCAGCCCAAGAAGAAACCCTAGAGTTACCAATCCTAAAGCTAAGGTCTCTAAGTGACCAGTTTTTAAACACGCCCAGCTTTTCTCCGAGTAGCACACCGAAACTGCAAACAATTTTTTCCGGTGAACAAGTCacaaacttctccaaaaacgatGAACTGCTGGCTCATCTGACAAAAAGCAGCCGGGTAAGTAGCAGCAGCAGTGGCAGCAGTggcggcagcagcagcagcaggaggagtagtgaaagaaaaagaaggaaaagagtACTAGGGCCAAGTAAGAGCATGTCAGAGCTAGAGTTTGAGGAGCTCAAAGGTTttatggatttggggtttgTCTTCACTGAGGAAGACAAGGATTCTTCAAGACTGGTTTCCATAATTCCCGGCTTGCAAAGACTAGCAAGttgtgaagaagaagatgttAGAGATTAtcagaaggaggaggaggaggaggaggaggatcaTGGGGTGGTTTCAAGGCGGCCTTATCTGTCCGAGGCTTGGGATGTTTTGgatcaaagaaagaaagagaaccaAATGTTGATGAAGTGGAGAATACCTGCTGCTACTAATTTAGGTAAGCACATGAAGCATCATCTCAGGTTCTGGGCTCATTCAGTTGCATCATCTGTAAGATAACAACACTAGCtactatttttcttcattttcttgttaaTTAGCTAAGCTATATTTCGCTGTTGTCACGCCGAAAAAATACCATTCACTAGATCATATGATATTCACAAATGTAAATTTTTTCCCCTTATATAGTTGGTATATGTAAGTTATGTACCCCTCTTTGTGCTAATATTTTCTTGGGTctgattttttattctttttctaatttttcaagGTGAAATTTGTTGGTTCCTTGATTTTGTTGTAAATGATATGAAGGGGATATTGCCTCGCATAGGCTGTGATAAGTTGATAATGCTATCCCATCAACCACTGATGGATTTGGAGATTCATTTGGAACGAAGAGACAAAAGTAGGGAATATGTccacatcattttttttcttatccattttggattaattttttGAGTTATGAATTCGGTAAACTAAGGTACTCTGGACCTCAACATTGCATTACAAGATGGACACTGCTTATATGACAACACGACATCACGACATTATTTTATCGCATAAAAATTACAATCGTAACTATTCATTCTCTTTTCATCTTCTAAATTCATCTCTAAAAAAATGAATTCGATTTGGAAGCCGTTACTTTAGTCATCTGTATGATTGAAACAAATTGACTTCATCATAAGGATGTTGCTTTTTACCATAACCCTCGATTTGTTCGACACATGTGGATGGCTAAACGGTTTTGAAATTGAATCAATTTCTCTAGAAATAATCTTTAGATGATAATGAAGAGAATAAACAAGTTTAATTAAGACATTTGTACCATAAATTGTTGTCGCTTCATTAGAATGTAAAGGTCAAGTATTGTGCTTAAAAGACAGAAGATATACTTTCactttacaaaaataaattatcaaaagaAAGTTGATTCTCACACCATTTTTGACGTCTCAAACACAAAATCAACTTCTATGACACAAGTACACCGTCAAGGTAGCGTCTTATACCAAGAAGACAAGGACATGCGGAAAAAGCTTAACACATCACTATTGATCTTTAGCCATTGGGATTGCACAAATTTTAGAAGAATCGtagacaaaaataaaactaagtctgtaaaaagagaaaagaaagtgtGTAAATCAGTTCTTTATATATACTGCGTTTGGAATCAACAATTTAAAGGAAATAAAGTAGGCATCTTGCTCAATCCGGTAGCGCATGCGCTTACAAAGTTTGCTGTTTCGTGTTCGGATTCTGGATGGAGTCTCGGCGAAAGAAGAAATAACGTCAACCCCGACGCTTTGTTGCAACAAAAACCTCACTTGCATATATGCAGCATGCTTCTATGTGTGTGTATCTTCTCTCAGTTTTTCCTTTATTTAACTTATCGATCAATCTTACGGTAATCTGATAGCTGTTATACTGATTACGCAGACTTTTTAGGTCTCCTTAAATTTTACATGATTACAAATTTACACGAGCCATAAGCTATAAATTTGCTAATACTTACATTTGATGCTAATAATTTCAATGGTGTTCGTCCTCTACAGATGAATATGGTCAGTTTTCGTTGTTGGAGATGGCCTCCAGAAGTTTATAGCTCGGAGGCTTATCAGCACCCCTCCTTGAGTACTCCCTCCATCTTCGAGCAGCTGCTGCTGCTCTCCTTGCTCTTTCTCTCACTTCCTCCTCTGAAAAAATAACTTCAGACTTTGATTCATCTATAACATATGAAGCATTAAACAAGTTTAGGTAGAAAACATCTTTCATGGAGCTTTAACGATAAAGTGCCCCCCAATCATTACGACAACGTAATATCAATATTTTGATGAGATGAGGATCTAATAGGCACCCAAGGGAGATTAGAACTTTTGCTCGTGGAAGCAAGCAAGTCGGAATGGTAAGATAAAGGACAACAAACATGGAACCTTACTGAGGATAACGGGCAAGCTTTCTGCGTAGCTATGCAAGTATATGACATAGCACAGCAGCATAAGAAAGTAATACTTTTGTTATCAGTTGGCAATCCAAACAAGTTGATTTTAACTCATTggacaaaggaaaggaagaGACGACACTAGACCTCAAGAAAGAACATAAATCAAAGACTCTTAGAGACAAGGTTTTATTACAGATTGCATTTAATTCTCAGGAAATACTTGAGGGTAAAATGGTGAGACATTAAGAAAGGATGGACGGCACTCACGTTGAGTAAGTTCTATTGCGTTCTGTACATTGATATTTCAGACATCAGCTATCATTCTTTCTATGAGTTTGCAATTACCTGAATTTTGGTACTCTTTGGGGTTAGCCCAAATGTTGTCCCAGTATGATTCTGTTTTATCTGtatccttcttcttcatcatcctaATTTTAGCTTGTTCCTGCAATAAAACCCAGTTTTGTGAAACGTCATACCTAAAAGTATAAATGCACTTGGTACTTTTAAAACTTGTAAGCAGCCATCGAATTTTTTTATGCCAAGAGGGAACAGCACCATAAAAATTGGCAACtcaaggttttttgttttcttctttagcAGAAcaagttggaatttcatgaagaCAGCTCTTTAGATCAGAATATTGAAGGATTCATCCTTGGTTCATAGTTCATACGACCGATACACCCAATATTACCAATTTTACTTTATAGTCCCTTTCCTTTTTCTCCAACATCGCCTGCACGTTGTTGCAGACGATGTTGTACTTTTAACTTCTCATATTTGTATTCTGGGAGCAGCATTATTATTACTTAGTGTTGCTTAGGTCATAATGACTTCATTAGTTATGATTTCCATATCTGTTGTACCCAACATAGCATATTAATATCTACAGGGCAAATTGaacataattttaatatgaaAATGGTGTATTTTAGCCTTCAGGAGGATAAGTTTATTACAATTATGTAACCTCACAAAAAATGAAACACATGACTAGATTTTCATATTCAAACAAACTCCATATTTACTTGTCTCGGGCAGAACCCAGAAGCAACAAATTTACTATTTCATGACTTCATGTGTCCACAATGTAGGTtatgaaaaggaaaatatttagaaaagaaataaaagaagtaGTTTGCAGCAAAATAAATCACAAAACATAAGATTAGTTGAAGAAAATGAGAGTTCCTACCAAGACTTGTGACTGCCTCTTTTGCCACCGAGAACTTGCCTGCCAGATTAACAAAAATTGCTAAGCTAGTTACGGGACAATGAAGATAGGCTAGAAGTAATTTCATCCCAAAGATCATCTAAGCAGATGGGTATAAGAACCGGTATAATAAATCTTTATACATTCTTCTTTTGATTTGCTACTTGATTATAAGTGTTTCAAGAGCTACAGAGAATAAACTTCTTTGTTCTACTTCGCTTTAGCAGAATTCAGATAATATACCAACACGTTGTAGTTCATCGcacaaaagcaaagaaaagtgAAACAAATAATTCGAAAATGGCTTCAAGTCATCAAGAAATCAACTGAAAGTTGCTAAATTCATGTAGAACAATGTATATGACAAAGAACGAGTAACATACCATTCTGAAAACATCCACTGATGAGCCCATACCTGCAAGCATCAGTGCAACCTGAACATCAACAGCACACTTTTAGCTACTGAAGTGACAAACGAACAATAAAACTATTCACAACTAAGGATTTCAAAATGGTGATATATGATAAAGAAGGTGCATATCAGTATAAATCTTGGACAATCTTAACATTATAATGATTGCTTTCCATACATTTACTCTTTC from Pyrus communis chromosome 7, drPyrComm1.1, whole genome shotgun sequence encodes the following:
- the LOC137740691 gene encoding uncharacterized protein; translated protein: MAAEEKEEALLNLFDSYWFGHEILSQKSPSQPQQATNNPTLQVDESAQEETLELPILKLRSLSDQFLNTPSFSPSSTPKLQTIFSGEQVTNFSKNDELLAHLTKSSRVSSSSSGSSGGSSSSRRSSERKRRKRVLGPSKSMSELEFEELKGFMDLGFVFTEEDKDSSRLVSIIPGLQRLASCEEEDVRDYQKEEEEEEEDHGVVSRRPYLSEAWDVLDQRKKENQMLMKWRIPAATNLGKHMKHHLRFWAHSVASSVR